The following proteins are co-located in the candidate division WOR-3 bacterium genome:
- the gmhA gene encoding D-sedoheptulose 7-phosphate isomerase, with product MNSEWLENSLTDAIKTLRDFTENESNVKNIAEVSNVLAQCFARGGKALICGNGGSACDSMHFAEEFTGRYRKNRKPLPVISLSDSSHITCVGNDYGFEEIFSRGVEAYGTKGDVFVGLSTSGNSPNIVRAHETAIKTGMKTILLLGKGGGALSGKADIEFIVKGATSDRIQEVHMTVLHIVIEGVERILFPENYE from the coding sequence ATGAATTCAGAATGGCTCGAAAATTCTTTAACCGACGCGATTAAAACTCTGAGAGATTTTACAGAAAATGAGTCTAATGTGAAAAATATCGCCGAAGTTTCAAACGTGCTCGCACAGTGCTTCGCAAGAGGCGGCAAGGCGCTGATATGCGGCAACGGCGGAAGCGCTTGTGATTCCATGCATTTTGCCGAGGAATTCACGGGCAGATACAGAAAAAACAGAAAACCGTTGCCTGTTATCTCCCTGTCGGATTCTTCCCACATTACCTGTGTAGGCAACGATTACGGTTTTGAAGAGATATTTTCCAGGGGGGTCGAAGCTTACGGAACAAAAGGCGATGTCTTTGTCGGACTTTCAACCAGCGGCAACTCTCCGAACATCGTCAGAGCTCATGAAACGGCCATAAAAACCGGCATGAAGACGATTTTGCTTCTCGGAAAGGGAGGAGGCGCCCTCTCCGGAAAAGCCGACATAGAATTCATCGTCAAAGGAGCCACGTCCGACAGGATTCAGGAAGTCCACATGACGGTTCTTCACATCGTCATAGAAGGGGTCGAGAGAATTCTTTTTCCTGAAAATTACGAATAA